The following are from one region of the Corynebacterium hindlerae genome:
- a CDS encoding anaerobic ribonucleoside-triphosphate reductase activating protein — MSASTSPPDLPIAGVIPFSATDWPGHLTITAFTQGCPLTCYYCHNPALQQVGPGVKFPWSLLEQRRGLIDALVISGGEPTMHPGLGSFIATVHSRGYPVGLHTSGYRPKAIATLLASENTRPDWVGLDVKCLPGSSSEVGLTPRAAAGSWQSLELLTDADVPLQVRTTVWPGSVLEAELPLLQQRVASYGHHLVVQQARGVDANGRYQVA; from the coding sequence ATGAGCGCGTCTACTTCGCCTCCTGACCTCCCCATCGCCGGAGTCATTCCCTTCTCCGCCACCGACTGGCCAGGACACCTCACCATCACAGCCTTCACCCAAGGCTGCCCCCTGACCTGCTACTACTGCCACAACCCGGCCCTGCAACAGGTCGGGCCAGGCGTTAAGTTTCCGTGGTCCTTGCTGGAACAACGACGCGGACTTATCGACGCCCTCGTCATCTCCGGCGGCGAACCCACCATGCACCCAGGGCTTGGCTCCTTCATAGCTACCGTGCATTCGCGTGGCTACCCCGTCGGCCTCCACACCAGCGGATACCGACCAAAAGCAATCGCCACGCTCTTGGCCTCGGAAAACACCCGACCCGACTGGGTGGGGCTCGATGTGAAATGCCTGCCCGGCTCATCTTCCGAGGTTGGGCTCACCCCACGAGCTGCAGCCGGAAGCTGGCAGTCCCTCGAGCTGCTCACCGACGCCGACGTTCCCTTACAAGTACGCACCACGGTGTGGCCCGGCTCTGTCTTGGAAGCCGAATTGCCATTGCTCCAGCAGCGCGTCGCCAGCTACGGGCATCACCTTGTCGTGCAACAAGCCCGCGGAGTGGATGCCAACGGGCGGTATCAGGTGGCTTGA
- a CDS encoding ribonucleoside triphosphate reductase, with the protein MTVIDPTATINEYLSREDWRVNANANQDYSLGGLILNASGKMIANYWLDNVFTPEAAAAHRDGDIHIHDLDMLGGYCAGWSLRALLTEGFGGVPGAISSKPPRHLSSALGQMVNFLGTLQNEWAGAQAFSSFDTYLAPYVRLDGLGYEQVHQAIQEFVFNLNVPSRWGTQTPFTNVTLDWVCPADLADDYPIVGDEPCDFTYGELQAEMDLINRAFIDVLSEGDADGRSFTFPIPTYNITRDFDWDSENAQALFTMTAKYGLPYFQNFINSELNPGDIRSMCCRLQLDLRELLKRGNGLFGSAEQTGSIGVVTLNCARLGFTCETEGEILAEVTRLVGLGVDTLERRRATVTRLLEQGLYPYTARWLPSLDNHFSTIGVNGVNEMIRNLTGGTIATDPDIALRLLDHIRALLVEAQETTGHLYNLEATPAEGATYRFARADAARYPGIIQAGTAEEPYYTNSTQLPVSHTPDPFRALELQDELQRKYTGGTVLHLYMGAYLSSGKECALLVKRALSNFSLPYVTITPTYSICPQHGYLAGEVPVCSCGSPTEVWTRVMGYFRPVASFNTGKKGEFHERVYFAS; encoded by the coding sequence ATGACTGTCATTGACCCCACCGCCACTATCAACGAATATCTCAGCCGCGAAGACTGGCGGGTCAACGCGAACGCCAACCAGGACTACTCCCTCGGCGGGTTGATCCTCAACGCCAGCGGCAAAATGATCGCCAATTACTGGCTCGACAACGTCTTCACCCCGGAGGCTGCCGCCGCCCACCGCGACGGCGACATCCACATCCATGACCTGGACATGCTCGGTGGATATTGTGCCGGCTGGTCCCTGCGTGCACTGCTCACCGAAGGGTTCGGTGGGGTGCCCGGCGCAATCTCCTCGAAGCCGCCCCGCCACCTGTCCAGCGCCCTCGGGCAGATGGTGAACTTCTTGGGCACCTTGCAGAACGAATGGGCCGGGGCCCAAGCGTTCTCCTCCTTTGACACCTACCTCGCGCCTTACGTGCGGCTCGACGGCTTGGGCTACGAGCAGGTGCACCAGGCGATCCAGGAATTCGTCTTCAACCTGAATGTGCCGTCCCGCTGGGGAACCCAAACCCCATTCACTAACGTCACATTGGACTGGGTCTGCCCCGCGGACCTTGCGGACGACTACCCGATCGTCGGCGACGAGCCATGCGACTTCACCTATGGCGAGCTACAGGCCGAGATGGACCTGATTAACCGCGCCTTCATTGATGTACTGTCCGAGGGCGACGCCGATGGCCGCTCCTTCACCTTCCCCATCCCGACGTACAACATCACTCGCGACTTTGACTGGGACTCCGAAAACGCCCAGGCGCTGTTCACGATGACCGCGAAGTACGGGCTCCCTTACTTCCAGAACTTTATTAATTCGGAGCTGAACCCCGGTGACATCCGCTCCATGTGCTGCCGTCTGCAGCTCGACCTTCGCGAGCTGCTGAAACGAGGAAACGGCCTGTTTGGTTCCGCGGAGCAAACCGGATCGATCGGCGTGGTGACCCTCAACTGCGCTCGGCTCGGGTTCACGTGCGAAACGGAAGGAGAGATCCTCGCTGAGGTGACGAGGTTGGTGGGGCTGGGCGTCGATACGCTTGAGCGCCGACGCGCGACCGTAACCCGCCTGCTTGAGCAGGGCCTTTACCCCTACACCGCGCGCTGGCTCCCCAGCCTCGACAACCACTTCTCCACCATCGGCGTCAACGGCGTCAATGAGATGATCCGCAACCTGACCGGCGGCACAATCGCCACCGACCCCGACATCGCGCTGCGGCTCCTCGACCACATTCGCGCCCTCCTCGTCGAAGCACAAGAAACCACCGGTCACCTCTACAACCTGGAGGCCACCCCCGCCGAAGGCGCCACCTACCGCTTCGCCAGGGCAGATGCTGCGCGCTACCCAGGAATCATCCAAGCCGGCACCGCCGAGGAACCCTACTACACCAACTCCACCCAGCTGCCCGTCTCCCACACCCCGGACCCATTCCGGGCGCTAGAGCTCCAAGACGAGCTGCAACGCAAATACACCGGCGGCACCGTCCTGCACCTCTACATGGGCGCCTACCTTTCCTCCGGCAAGGAATGCGCGCTCCTGGTCAAACGGGCCCTATCAAACTTCTCGCTCCCCTATGTCACCATCACCCCGACCTACTCCATCTGCCCGCAGCATGGCTACCTCGCGGGAGAAGTCCCGGTATGTTCCTGTGGCTCCCCCACCGAGGTATGGACCCGCGTGATGGGATACTTCCGCCCGGTGGCCAGCTTCAACACCGGCAAGAAGGGCGAATTCCATGAGCGCGTCTACTTCGCCTCCTGA
- a CDS encoding GNAT family N-acetyltransferase, producing MLVAQLDDLTPRQVWELLKLRVDVFVVEQHCPYQEIDSIDLTAMHILAYDGPLVGYARVYAEEGVWHLGRLCVGKQARGTGLAQEIMHRALQLCDGPVHLTAQTPLVSWYEAFGFEVSGEEFDWDGIPHTPMRKKFLR from the coding sequence ATGCTCGTCGCCCAGCTTGATGACCTCACACCTCGCCAGGTGTGGGAGCTTCTGAAATTGCGTGTCGATGTGTTCGTGGTGGAGCAACACTGCCCCTACCAGGAGATCGACAGCATTGACCTCACCGCGATGCACATCCTGGCGTACGACGGCCCGCTGGTCGGTTATGCCCGCGTGTACGCCGAGGAGGGAGTGTGGCACCTGGGGCGGCTCTGCGTCGGTAAGCAGGCGCGCGGCACGGGGCTGGCACAGGAGATCATGCACAGGGCACTGCAGCTTTGCGACGGCCCGGTCCACCTCACCGCTCAAACCCCACTGGTGTCCTGGTACGAGGCGTTCGGCTTTGAGGTCTCGGGCGAGGAATTCGACTGGGACGGCATCCCTCATACCCCGATGCGCAAAAAGTTTCTGCGATAA
- a CDS encoding GNAT family N-acetyltransferase gives MSYHFEVSQLKDLSALDVHEVYKLRVGIFVEEQNTAYKEVDEIDALPTTRHILVWSSENKEELLGNIRVYECEVDGKDVMRLGRVCVAESERGTGLAKKLMEFTINFADETYPDKDLVLDARTPLVGWYEKFGFRQIAEEYPFADITLTPMMKLH, from the coding sequence ATGAGTTACCACTTCGAAGTTTCGCAGCTCAAGGACCTCTCCGCTCTCGATGTACACGAGGTGTACAAGTTGCGCGTGGGCATTTTCGTGGAAGAGCAAAACACCGCCTACAAAGAAGTGGACGAGATCGACGCTTTGCCGACCACTCGCCACATCCTGGTGTGGTCCTCTGAGAACAAGGAAGAACTGCTGGGCAACATTCGCGTGTACGAATGTGAAGTTGACGGAAAAGATGTCATGCGCCTGGGGCGCGTCTGTGTTGCCGAGTCCGAGCGTGGCACGGGACTGGCGAAGAAGCTGATGGAGTTCACCATCAACTTCGCTGATGAGACGTACCCGGATAAGGACCTGGTGCTGGACGCCCGCACTCCGTTGGTGGGCTGGTATGAGAAGTTCGGCTTCCGCCAGATCGCCGAGGAGTACCCGTTCGCGGACATCACGCTCACCCCGATGATGAAACTGCACTAG
- a CDS encoding FAD-dependent oxidoreductase: MSRPLRVAVIGAGPAGIYASDILMKSGQEVSIDLFERMPAPFGLIRYGVAPDHPRIKGIVNSLHRVLDREELRLLGNVNIGKDVTVDELREFYDAIIFSTGATLDRDLDIPGIDLDGSYGAADFVGFYDGNPNFKRTWDLSATSTAVIGVGNVGLDVARILAKTADELHVTEIPDNVYETLKENKATEIHVFGRRGPAQAKFTPLELKELDHSPTIEVIVDPEDIDYDEASIEARHASKSVDLVCQTLEGYAMREPKGAPHKLYIHFFESPVEIIGENGRVTAFKTERMELDGSGGVKGTGKFTEWPVQSVYRAVGYKSDEMPEVPFDPAKNVIRNDGGHVITHEGEIVPGLYTTGWIKRGPVGLIGNTKSDAKETTDMLLADYADGKLTPAASPEPDAVTAFLDSRNIPFTTWDGWYQLDAAEKALGEAEGRERKKIVEWDEMVKHSRKNIADS, encoded by the coding sequence ATGTCTCGACCGCTTCGTGTTGCTGTGATCGGCGCCGGCCCAGCCGGAATCTATGCTTCTGACATTCTGATGAAGTCTGGACAAGAGGTGAGCATCGACCTCTTCGAGCGCATGCCCGCTCCGTTCGGTCTCATCCGTTATGGTGTCGCCCCGGACCACCCACGTATTAAAGGCATCGTAAATTCGCTGCACCGGGTGCTGGATCGTGAGGAGCTGCGCCTGCTCGGTAACGTCAACATCGGCAAGGATGTGACCGTCGATGAGCTGCGTGAATTCTACGACGCCATTATCTTCTCCACCGGCGCCACCTTGGACCGAGACCTTGACATCCCTGGTATTGACCTCGACGGTTCTTACGGCGCCGCCGACTTCGTTGGTTTCTACGACGGCAACCCGAACTTCAAGCGCACCTGGGATCTGTCCGCCACCTCCACCGCCGTGATCGGCGTGGGCAACGTGGGCCTGGACGTGGCTCGTATCCTCGCTAAGACCGCGGACGAGCTGCATGTCACCGAAATCCCGGACAACGTGTACGAAACCTTGAAGGAAAACAAGGCTACCGAAATTCACGTGTTCGGTCGCCGTGGCCCAGCCCAGGCCAAGTTCACCCCGCTGGAACTGAAGGAACTGGACCACTCCCCAACCATCGAAGTCATCGTGGATCCAGAGGACATCGACTACGACGAAGCCTCCATTGAGGCACGCCACGCCTCCAAGTCTGTGGATCTGGTGTGCCAGACCCTGGAAGGGTACGCCATGCGCGAGCCAAAGGGTGCACCCCACAAGCTATACATTCACTTCTTCGAATCCCCAGTGGAGATCATTGGAGAAAACGGCCGCGTGACTGCGTTCAAGACGGAGCGCATGGAGCTCGACGGCTCCGGCGGAGTGAAGGGCACCGGCAAGTTTACCGAATGGCCAGTGCAGTCGGTCTACCGCGCCGTGGGCTACAAGTCCGACGAGATGCCCGAGGTCCCATTCGACCCAGCCAAGAATGTCATCCGTAACGATGGTGGCCACGTCATCACTCATGAAGGCGAAATCGTTCCGGGCCTGTACACCACCGGCTGGATTAAGCGCGGCCCGGTGGGGTTGATTGGCAACACCAAGTCCGATGCTAAGGAAACCACCGACATGCTGCTCGCGGACTACGCGGACGGCAAGCTGACCCCGGCTGCATCCCCAGAGCCGGACGCTGTCACCGCGTTCCTGGATTCCCGCAATATCCCATTTACCACCTGGGATGGCTGGTACCAGCTCGATGCCGCCGAGAAGGCGCTGGGCGAAGCCGAGGGCCGCGAGCGGAAGAAGATTGTGGAATGGGACGAGATGGTGAAGCATTCCCGTAAGAACATTGCGGATAGCTAA
- the pta gene encoding phosphate acetyltransferase, which translates to MTNSVLLTSVGRTLDGYDYDALAQANGMRVRPLADGVMELSEILASRPLADGPVLLTGTGSIDYDAKAAAALGVGMLILADERTPRADLSVLHAQELGATVLGVFSADQPVPNLDVAVEPVMSAEVFADWLLGRAREAGSHIVLPEGDDDRILEAAHFLLVDDTVKLTILGDPAVVKARANELGLDLSKANLVDHLTSPLAEEFAADFYEMRKHKGVTEEQARETMRDISYFGTMMVHKGLANGMVSGANHTTAHTIKPSFQIIKTVPDASVVSSIFLMVMRGRLWAFGDCAVNPNPTADQLGEIAVVSARTASQFGLDPRVAMLSYSTGTSGSGPDVDRCAAAVAKARELNPALLVDGPLQFDAAVDPGVAAKKMPNSEVAGRANIFIFPDLEAGNIGYKTAQRTGHALAVGPILQGLNKPVNDLSRGATVPDIINTVAITAIQAGGAQ; encoded by the coding sequence ATGACCAACTCAGTCCTGCTCACCTCGGTCGGACGCACTCTCGATGGCTACGATTACGACGCATTGGCCCAGGCCAACGGAATGCGCGTCCGCCCGCTCGCTGACGGTGTCATGGAGCTCTCTGAGATCCTCGCATCACGCCCGCTTGCCGACGGCCCAGTCCTCCTCACCGGCACGGGCTCCATTGACTACGACGCAAAAGCCGCCGCAGCACTCGGCGTGGGGATGCTCATTCTCGCTGATGAGCGCACTCCACGCGCGGATCTATCCGTGCTGCATGCCCAGGAACTCGGGGCGACGGTGCTCGGGGTATTCAGCGCAGATCAGCCAGTACCAAACCTTGATGTTGCAGTAGAACCCGTCATGAGTGCGGAAGTGTTTGCGGATTGGCTGCTGGGGCGTGCCCGCGAAGCAGGCTCGCACATCGTGCTTCCGGAAGGCGACGACGATCGCATCCTGGAAGCAGCCCACTTTTTGCTGGTAGACGACACTGTGAAGCTGACGATTTTGGGTGACCCGGCCGTCGTGAAGGCGCGTGCTAATGAGCTGGGCCTGGACCTATCCAAGGCCAACCTCGTTGACCACCTGACCTCGCCGCTCGCTGAGGAATTCGCTGCGGATTTCTACGAAATGCGCAAGCACAAGGGCGTCACGGAAGAACAGGCTCGCGAAACAATGCGAGATATCTCATACTTTGGCACCATGATGGTGCACAAGGGCCTTGCCAACGGCATGGTCTCCGGCGCCAACCACACCACCGCCCACACCATCAAGCCATCCTTCCAGATCATCAAGACGGTCCCGGATGCTTCCGTCGTGTCCTCCATCTTCCTCATGGTCATGCGTGGCCGTCTGTGGGCATTCGGCGACTGCGCCGTGAACCCGAACCCGACCGCCGACCAGCTCGGTGAGATCGCCGTCGTGTCCGCACGCACCGCCTCCCAATTTGGCCTCGACCCGCGCGTGGCGATGCTGTCCTACTCCACCGGCACGTCGGGTAGCGGCCCGGACGTGGACCGTTGCGCTGCCGCCGTCGCGAAGGCACGCGAGCTCAACCCTGCACTGCTTGTCGACGGCCCACTGCAGTTCGATGCCGCCGTCGACCCGGGAGTCGCAGCAAAGAAGATGCCAAACTCTGAGGTCGCAGGCCGCGCCAACATCTTCATCTTCCCAGACCTCGAGGCCGGCAACATCGGCTACAAGACCGCACAGCGCACTGGGCATGCGCTCGCAGTCGGCCCAATCCTGCAGGGCCTGAACAAGCCGGTCAATGACCTGTCCCGAGGCGCAACCGTCCCAGACATCATCAACACCGTGGCCATTACGGCCATTCAAGCGGGAGGTGCTCAGTGA
- a CDS encoding acetate kinase has product MTLALVLNSGSSSIKFQIIDPTADATADPFASGLVEQVGEPVGRITIKHAGEKWVEELPLEDHGVGLGRVFEMLDEHGIGPSSLDITAVGHRVVHGGLLFSQPAVITDEILGMVRDLIPLAPLHNPANIIGIEVARELLPDIPHVAVFDTGFFHSLPPAAALYAINAEVAGSQGIRRYGFHGTSHEYVSQQVPDLIGREADHTRQIVCHLGNGASISAVHNGHAVDTSMGMTPLAGIVMGTRSGDIDPGIVFHLLRNGMSVDEVDTLLNKQSGVKGISGVNDFRELRAMIENEDQDAWLAYNIYIHNLRKYIGAYMIALGRVDAITFTAGVGENDFHVRADALADMEEFGIIIAPELNEIRSSEPRIISAPESKVKICVVPTNEELAIARYAVALA; this is encoded by the coding sequence GTGACGCTAGCCCTCGTACTGAACTCTGGATCGTCCTCGATCAAGTTCCAGATCATCGACCCAACCGCCGACGCCACCGCCGACCCCTTCGCCTCTGGCCTAGTGGAGCAGGTGGGTGAGCCTGTCGGTCGCATCACCATTAAGCATGCTGGCGAGAAGTGGGTCGAGGAGCTGCCGCTTGAAGACCACGGTGTTGGCCTGGGGCGCGTCTTCGAAATGCTAGACGAACACGGCATCGGCCCATCCTCCCTCGACATCACCGCTGTCGGTCACCGTGTGGTGCACGGCGGTTTGCTATTCTCCCAGCCCGCCGTCATTACCGACGAAATCCTCGGGATGGTTCGCGACCTCATCCCGCTTGCGCCGCTGCACAATCCGGCGAACATCATCGGCATCGAAGTCGCCCGGGAGCTCTTGCCAGACATTCCGCATGTCGCGGTCTTCGACACCGGCTTCTTCCACTCCCTGCCACCAGCGGCCGCGCTCTACGCCATTAATGCAGAAGTAGCAGGATCCCAAGGCATTCGTCGATACGGCTTCCACGGCACCAGCCACGAATACGTATCCCAGCAGGTCCCCGACCTCATCGGCCGCGAAGCCGACCACACCCGGCAGATTGTGTGTCACCTCGGCAACGGAGCCTCCATTTCCGCAGTTCATAACGGCCACGCTGTAGACACCTCCATGGGCATGACGCCACTCGCCGGCATCGTCATGGGCACCCGCTCCGGCGACATTGACCCTGGCATCGTCTTCCACTTGCTGCGAAACGGCATGAGCGTAGATGAAGTAGACACCCTCCTCAACAAACAATCTGGCGTGAAAGGCATCTCCGGAGTCAACGACTTCCGCGAACTGCGCGCCATGATTGAAAACGAGGACCAGGACGCCTGGCTCGCCTACAACATCTACATCCACAACCTGCGCAAATACATCGGCGCCTACATGATCGCCCTCGGTCGCGTCGACGCCATTACCTTCACCGCAGGCGTCGGCGAAAACGACTTCCACGTCCGAGCCGATGCGCTCGCCGACATGGAAGAATTCGGCATCATCATCGCCCCCGAACTCAACGAGATCCGATCCTCCGAACCACGGATCATCTCCGCACCCGAATCCAAAGTCAAGATCTGCGTCGTGCCGACCAACGAAGAGCTGGCAATCGCGCGGTACGCCGTGGCTTTGGCGTAG
- a CDS encoding endonuclease domain-containing protein: protein MSTFNFDIHPQRFSDLKRSDIRSGRWVPFVPGIYVPRGCSVNRIGAARALHLRYPTATIGGYAALLFHGVPFWGDSAIALGHVVSNHARVDPHFRLLRGTEFSPFSGLDPAYPELTCTDVATATVDCLVDLAKEREQWWTTIIPGMSLPDVRCIHIIDAARNYAGLTNTQLRKAARHRFDRCRLSRLLKHSIPNSGSPQETTLRLLLTQIFPGLVCQHEVRNGSKLVTVIDFAWPMLKVAIYYDGHHHNIVSTANRDKEIDAYLQENGWRVLRVTKSMVTPERRDQLLWRVGKLIALAHKI, encoded by the coding sequence GTGAGCACTTTTAATTTTGACATTCATCCACAGCGTTTCTCTGACCTGAAGCGTTCTGATATCCGTTCGGGACGATGGGTCCCTTTTGTCCCGGGGATTTATGTGCCTCGGGGTTGTTCCGTCAATCGGATCGGTGCGGCCCGGGCATTGCATTTACGATATCCGACGGCAACAATCGGCGGTTATGCTGCACTTTTATTCCACGGTGTGCCGTTTTGGGGAGACTCTGCGATAGCGCTCGGCCATGTGGTTTCGAATCATGCGCGCGTCGATCCGCATTTCCGGTTGCTCCGCGGCACGGAGTTTTCCCCGTTCTCTGGACTCGACCCCGCCTACCCCGAACTGACCTGCACAGATGTCGCGACAGCCACAGTGGATTGCCTGGTCGACCTGGCAAAGGAACGAGAGCAATGGTGGACCACTATCATCCCAGGCATGTCGCTTCCCGACGTCCGCTGCATCCACATCATTGATGCTGCCCGCAATTACGCCGGGCTCACCAACACCCAGCTACGCAAAGCTGCTCGCCACCGCTTTGATCGATGCAGGTTATCACGGCTGCTTAAACACTCGATCCCCAATTCAGGATCGCCCCAGGAAACCACACTCCGGTTGCTTTTAACGCAGATCTTCCCCGGACTGGTGTGCCAACACGAAGTGCGGAACGGCTCAAAACTAGTCACCGTCATTGACTTCGCTTGGCCCATGCTCAAGGTCGCCATCTACTACGACGGACACCACCACAACATTGTGTCAACAGCAAACCGCGACAAAGAAATCGATGCCTACCTGCAAGAAAACGGGTGGCGAGTACTTCGCGTCACCAAATCAATGGTCACTCCGGAACGCCGGGATCAGTTGTTGTGGCGGGTCGGGAAGTTGATCGCGCTGGCACACAAAATTTAG